A stretch of Vicinamibacteria bacterium DNA encodes these proteins:
- a CDS encoding amidohydrolase family protein, which translates to MPTKAVLTLRNARTWEHGLLSRRDLALAEGRVTAVGAPGALGRGDRDVDLEERVLLPGLVNGHDHLDLSTFPPLGRPPYASAHEWAAELVGEPAAALALGVPLAERLFLGGVRNLLSGATAVAHHGPFHRSLARPGFPVRVLARYGFAHSPRLTLRLRKTYRTTDRRIPWFVHVAEGTDEQSRGELAALVEANVLRANTVIIHGIGLGAEDAARMATAQACLVWCPEANRRLYGATASLSVFRSAGVRVGLGSDSPLTGARDALSNLAAARRESLQEVELLALATQETAEVARLPVGGFQAGAPADFVAVDAWDGLLEGDRSALALVLVAGRPLYGAPSLMDAAAPGGLGMVVEGQGRRIDKDVGRKLQRLRSAHPGLAAPWLLGISFRPDPAGKPPDEATA; encoded by the coding sequence GTGCCCACGAAGGCTGTCCTCACCCTCCGCAACGCGCGGACCTGGGAGCACGGCCTCCTCTCCCGGCGTGACCTGGCTCTGGCCGAAGGGAGGGTGACGGCAGTGGGAGCCCCCGGTGCTCTCGGACGCGGCGACCGCGACGTGGACCTGGAGGAGCGCGTCCTCCTTCCCGGCCTCGTGAACGGCCACGACCACCTTGACCTCTCCACCTTCCCGCCCCTCGGCCGACCGCCCTATGCCAGCGCCCACGAGTGGGCGGCGGAGCTGGTCGGTGAACCCGCCGCCGCTCTGGCTCTGGGCGTGCCGCTCGCGGAGCGGCTCTTCCTGGGCGGGGTCCGGAACCTGTTGAGCGGGGCCACGGCGGTCGCGCACCACGGCCCCTTCCACCGCTCCCTGGCCCGGCCTGGCTTCCCCGTTCGGGTGCTCGCCCGCTATGGGTTCGCGCACTCCCCGCGGCTCACTCTCCGCCTCCGCAAGACGTATCGCACCACCGATCGGCGCATCCCCTGGTTCGTGCACGTGGCCGAAGGCACGGACGAGCAAAGCCGCGGGGAGCTCGCCGCCCTCGTCGAAGCCAACGTGCTCCGGGCGAACACGGTCATCATTCACGGCATCGGCCTCGGCGCCGAGGATGCGGCGCGGATGGCCACGGCCCAGGCCTGCTTGGTGTGGTGCCCGGAGGCCAACCGCCGGCTCTACGGAGCCACGGCGTCGCTCTCCGTCTTCCGTTCCGCTGGTGTCCGCGTGGGCTTGGGCAGCGACAGCCCGCTGACCGGCGCCCGGGACGCTCTCTCTAACCTGGCCGCTGCCCGCCGGGAGAGCCTGCAGGAGGTCGAGCTCCTCGCCCTGGCCACGCAAGAGACGGCCGAGGTCGCGCGGCTGCCGGTCGGGGGCTTCCAGGCGGGCGCCCCCGCCGACTTCGTGGCGGTTGACGCCTGGGACGGGCTGCTGGAGGGAGACCGAAGCGCTCTCGCCCTGGTGCTGGTCGCGGGGCGGCCCCTCTACGGAGCGCCGTCCCTAATGGATGCGGCCGCGCCCGGGGGTCTCGGAATGGTCGTGGAGGGTCAGGGAAGACGGATCGACAAGGACGTCGGACGGAAGCTGCAGAGGCTGCGGAGCGCACACCCGGGTCTGGCGGCACCTTGGCTTCTTGGGATCTCCTTCCGGCCCGACCCCGCGGGCAAGCCACCCGACGAAGCGACGGCGTGA
- a CDS encoding matrixin family metalloprotease yields the protein MRIIAVITLVLLGAGCGGGGGSGPTAVPQATATPVPAPVVRDGSNEATLTADVAPPHPTMGQAVTVRAAGYFLRETLFDATPLYLWPTTDEAFERQLVYTWSDTTDLHSMFRWKSGFVLSAPPDVLADSQERATLSEVAAEAIRVTGLPVTVGTSGPVSYTVNPDDPFFQQVDALAFTSFSLRGSEIVAARVVFRAREHLNGGCARIYDCYNNTAFHELGHVLGLGHVNDPSCVMAPATRKGQRWWSERRFSDRETVVLHMMYAHRQPGNAFPDRDPSLGPADTRTRTIIVVD from the coding sequence ATGAGGATTATTGCTGTCATCACCCTCGTTCTTCTGGGCGCCGGGTGCGGCGGTGGCGGCGGCTCTGGCCCGACCGCCGTGCCCCAAGCCACGGCGACACCGGTTCCGGCGCCCGTGGTTCGCGATGGCTCGAACGAAGCGACGCTGACCGCGGATGTCGCACCGCCACATCCCACCATGGGACAGGCGGTCACCGTTCGGGCGGCCGGTTACTTCTTGCGGGAAACGCTCTTCGATGCCACGCCCCTCTACCTCTGGCCTACGACCGATGAGGCATTCGAACGCCAGCTGGTGTACACCTGGTCAGATACCACCGACCTCCACAGCATGTTTCGCTGGAAGTCGGGGTTCGTTCTCTCCGCGCCCCCCGACGTGCTGGCGGACAGCCAGGAACGCGCCACCCTCTCCGAGGTGGCGGCCGAAGCCATCCGCGTCACTGGCCTACCGGTGACGGTTGGGACCTCGGGTCCGGTGAGCTACACCGTGAATCCGGACGACCCGTTCTTCCAGCAGGTCGACGCGCTTGCCTTCACCAGCTTCAGCCTTCGCGGCTCGGAGATCGTCGCCGCCCGCGTGGTCTTCAGAGCCAGAGAGCATCTGAATGGTGGCTGCGCCCGCATTTACGACTGCTACAACAACACGGCGTTCCATGAACTGGGACACGTCCTCGGCCTGGGCCACGTCAACGACCCGAGTTGCGTGATGGCACCGGCCACCCGCAAGGGGCAGCGGTGGTGGAGCGAGCGCCGTTTCTCTGATCGGGAGACCGTCGTGCTCCACATGATGTACGCGCACCGCCAGCCGGGGAATGCCTTCCCGGATCGAGATCCGAGCCTGGGCCCAGCCGATACTCGCACGCGCACGATCATCGTCGTTGATTGA
- a CDS encoding DUF1499 domain-containing protein yields MRLLKQIALLAAVGGALWVAFAFPRLWDVETDRTPEYPDLKAQIYMASEEKVAKGVKDAIARLPRWTLVGSGQGPGGHSLQAVHESRFFHFKDDVTIRVKREGGSTRVSVRSRSQMGVWDFGQNARNIQELLAELNREVL; encoded by the coding sequence ATGCGCCTTCTCAAGCAGATCGCCCTTTTGGCCGCGGTAGGCGGCGCTCTCTGGGTGGCGTTCGCCTTCCCCCGGCTCTGGGACGTGGAGACCGACCGCACGCCGGAGTACCCGGATCTCAAGGCCCAGATTTACATGGCCAGCGAGGAGAAAGTGGCCAAGGGGGTCAAGGACGCGATTGCGCGCCTACCCCGCTGGACCCTGGTCGGGAGCGGCCAGGGCCCAGGGGGCCATTCCCTCCAGGCCGTGCACGAGAGCCGGTTTTTCCATTTCAAGGATGACGTGACGATTCGCGTGAAGCGGGAGGGCGGGAGCACCCGGGTCAGCGTGCGATCGCGATCTCAGATGGGGGTCTGGGACTTCGGTCAGAACGCCCGTAACATACAGGAGCTGCTGGCCGAGCTGAACCGGGAGGTGCTCTAA
- a CDS encoding glycosyl hydrolase: MITTPRSIIFSTVFCAATSALAAQPAKPQPAPTPPAGLLVAPATIKALKARSIGPAVMGGRVSDIGFDPSNPFTFYVGLGTGGLMKTADNGGTFQAVFEKEAVASIGAVAVAPSDPKVVWVGTGEANDRNSSSWGNGVYRSTDGGSTWTQVGLKESKTIARLVVHPQDPATAYVAAMGDVWNPGPERGLFKTTDGGRTWKAVLAAPAPFANRLGCRDVVLDPSDPNTLYASLYARRRTPWSFTAGPAATEGKDLGGIFKSTDGGATWKKLGKGLPTQTGNIGLAIFARNPKIVYAVVQSDEAGQAGIRSVRSPAGGVFRSEDGGESWTRVNDLDPRPFYFTQVRVDPGNDQRVYVLGFSLHVSDDGGRSFREDHFGKAHPDCHALAIDPRNSQRILLGTDGGAYQSFSAGEKGWAHLNTMAAGEFYRISVDSGTPYRICGGLQDNLNWVGPSMTRSKEGILNQDWTNLGGGDGFYCVFDPEDRDIIYAESQQGALQRMNLRTGEVKQLRPEPGEGQAAFRFHWNSPLIGSLHEKGTNYLGGNRVFKLTEKAEHWQAISPDLSHHDPEKTVTAGSGAENYAVVYTLAESPLKAGLLWAGTDDGKLWITEDGGANWTDLTATLPAQARGQWMGRIEAGTHDPKVAYLAVSAYPSGSYAPLGYRTADGGKTWASIGSNLPADGPLKVIREDPKTPGLLYAGTEFGLYVSLDRGGHWTPLGGLPTVAVDDILVHPRDLDLVVATHGRSLYILDDVRPLQELSQEVLAKEAHLFPPRPALGFYPLPGFVDWGGTAVFRGANPPEGALITFYLKEYTGDPVKFAIKAPGGRPVANLTAPGSPGLNRISWDLKPTKDLLFEYAGEGPRFVVPGEYTVTLTYGKTKQEQSLKVELAPGIETRW; encoded by the coding sequence ATGATAACGACGCCACGCTCCATCATTTTCTCGACCGTCTTCTGCGCTGCCACCTCCGCTCTCGCCGCGCAGCCTGCAAAACCCCAGCCCGCACCCACTCCCCCCGCGGGTCTTCTCGTGGCCCCGGCGACGATCAAGGCCCTGAAGGCCCGCAGCATCGGCCCCGCGGTGATGGGAGGGCGGGTCTCCGACATCGGCTTCGATCCCTCGAATCCCTTCACGTTCTACGTGGGTCTGGGAACGGGGGGCCTAATGAAGACCGCCGACAACGGCGGGACCTTCCAAGCGGTCTTCGAGAAAGAGGCGGTGGCCTCCATCGGCGCCGTGGCGGTGGCCCCCTCGGACCCCAAGGTGGTCTGGGTGGGGACGGGCGAGGCCAACGACCGCAACAGCTCGAGTTGGGGCAACGGTGTCTACCGTTCCACGGATGGAGGCTCCACCTGGACCCAGGTGGGACTCAAGGAGAGCAAGACGATCGCCCGCCTGGTGGTCCATCCCCAGGATCCGGCCACCGCCTACGTGGCGGCCATGGGCGACGTGTGGAACCCCGGGCCCGAGCGGGGCCTCTTCAAGACGACCGACGGGGGCCGAACCTGGAAGGCTGTCTTGGCCGCGCCCGCTCCGTTCGCGAACCGGCTCGGTTGCCGGGACGTGGTCCTCGACCCCTCCGATCCGAACACGCTCTACGCCTCGCTCTATGCCCGCCGCCGCACTCCCTGGTCGTTCACGGCCGGGCCCGCGGCGACGGAAGGAAAGGATCTGGGGGGGATTTTCAAGAGCACGGATGGCGGCGCGACCTGGAAGAAGCTGGGCAAGGGCCTGCCCACGCAAACCGGCAACATCGGCCTCGCCATCTTCGCCCGAAACCCAAAGATCGTTTATGCCGTCGTGCAGAGCGACGAGGCCGGACAGGCCGGCATTCGGTCCGTGCGGAGCCCGGCGGGGGGAGTGTTCCGATCCGAGGACGGGGGCGAGAGCTGGACCCGGGTCAACGACCTCGACCCGCGTCCGTTCTACTTCACGCAAGTTCGGGTGGACCCCGGTAACGACCAGCGGGTGTACGTGCTGGGCTTCTCCCTCCACGTCTCGGACGACGGCGGGCGGTCCTTCCGAGAGGACCATTTCGGGAAGGCGCATCCTGACTGCCACGCCCTCGCCATCGATCCCCGCAACTCCCAGCGCATCCTCCTGGGCACCGACGGGGGCGCCTACCAGAGCTTCAGCGCAGGCGAGAAGGGGTGGGCGCACCTGAACACCATGGCCGCGGGCGAGTTCTACCGGATCAGCGTCGACTCCGGGACTCCCTACCGCATCTGCGGCGGGCTCCAGGACAACCTGAACTGGGTGGGCCCGAGCATGACCCGCAGCAAGGAAGGGATCCTCAACCAGGACTGGACCAACCTGGGGGGAGGGGACGGTTTCTACTGCGTCTTCGACCCCGAGGACCGGGACATCATTTATGCCGAGTCGCAGCAGGGCGCCCTCCAGCGCATGAACCTGCGCACAGGCGAAGTGAAGCAGCTGCGCCCGGAGCCGGGGGAGGGACAAGCCGCCTTCCGCTTCCACTGGAACTCCCCCCTCATCGGCAGCCTCCACGAGAAGGGGACGAACTACCTGGGCGGCAACCGGGTCTTCAAGCTCACCGAGAAGGCGGAGCACTGGCAAGCCATCAGCCCGGACCTCTCCCACCACGATCCCGAGAAGACCGTGACCGCGGGCAGCGGGGCGGAGAACTACGCGGTCGTCTACACCCTGGCCGAGTCGCCCCTCAAGGCGGGGCTGCTCTGGGCAGGAACCGACGACGGCAAACTCTGGATCACGGAGGACGGGGGGGCGAACTGGACGGACCTCACGGCCACCCTGCCCGCCCAGGCCCGGGGACAGTGGATGGGCCGCATCGAGGCGGGCACCCACGATCCCAAGGTCGCTTACCTCGCGGTTTCCGCCTATCCAAGCGGCAGCTACGCGCCCCTAGGCTACCGCACCGCCGACGGAGGCAAGACCTGGGCCTCCATTGGCTCGAACCTTCCCGCCGACGGGCCGCTCAAGGTGATCCGCGAGGACCCGAAGACCCCTGGCCTGCTCTACGCGGGGACGGAGTTCGGGCTCTACGTTAGCCTTGACCGCGGCGGCCACTGGACGCCCCTGGGCGGGTTACCCACCGTGGCCGTGGACGACATCCTGGTGCATCCGCGCGATCTGGATCTGGTCGTGGCCACACACGGCCGCAGCCTCTATATTCTCGACGACGTCCGCCCCCTCCAAGAGCTGAGCCAGGAGGTTCTGGCCAAGGAGGCCCACCTCTTCCCTCCCCGCCCCGCCTTGGGCTTCTACCCCCTCCCCGGCTTCGTGGACTGGGGCGGCACAGCCGTCTTCCGTGGCGCCAATCCCCCGGAGGGAGCCCTCATCACCTTCTATTTGAAGGAATACACGGGTGATCCGGTGAAGTTCGCGATCAAGGCCCCGGGTGGACGGCCCGTCGCCAACCTGACCGCCCCCGGTTCCCCCGGTCTCAACCGCATCTCCTGGGACCTGAAGCCCACCAAGGACCTGCTCTTCGAATATGCGGGCGAGGGCCCGCGGTTCGTGGTCCCCGGGGAATACACGGTGACGCTGACCTACGGGAAGACCAAGCAAGAGCAGAGCCTAAAAGTGGAGCTCGCGCCCGGAATAGAGACCCGCTGGTAG
- a CDS encoding GAF domain-containing protein, with protein MKDLLDILGAMAGQKAKVDNPRELFLDMSERVVKAVSATFGSKADEVAILVLTSDNRHLRFVAPRKFTDLGTIPITKRDSIAVNVLGKKSGEAMNNVPMVKHVAFFESVKLRDRVVPIQKMITVPILFRGNAVGVAQISRKGETPGESGPDFTPADVKRAQDLFEAVAPYLVDARPLKF; from the coding sequence ATGAAGGACCTCCTCGACATCCTGGGGGCCATGGCCGGTCAGAAAGCAAAAGTCGACAACCCACGCGAGCTCTTCCTCGACATGTCGGAGCGGGTGGTGAAGGCGGTGAGCGCCACCTTTGGCTCCAAGGCGGACGAGGTGGCCATCCTCGTCCTCACCTCCGACAACCGCCACCTTCGCTTCGTGGCCCCCCGCAAGTTCACCGACCTCGGGACCATCCCCATCACCAAGCGGGACTCGATCGCGGTGAACGTGCTCGGAAAGAAATCAGGGGAGGCCATGAACAACGTGCCCATGGTCAAGCACGTGGCCTTCTTCGAGAGCGTGAAGCTGCGCGACCGCGTGGTGCCCATCCAGAAGATGATCACGGTGCCGATCCTTTTCCGGGGCAACGCGGTGGGGGTCGCCCAGATCAGCCGCAAGGGTGAGACGCCCGGGGAGTCGGGTCCCGACTTCACCCCCGCCGACGTGAAGCGCGCACAGGATCTCTTCGAAGCGGTTGCGCCCTACCTGGTGGACGCCCGGCCCCTCAAGTTCTAA
- the murA gene encoding UDP-N-acetylglucosamine 1-carboxyvinyltransferase, whose amino-acid sequence MDKIRVVGGRPLEGTVRISGAKNAALPDLCAALLTDHPIRLHNVPEVRDIRTMGLVLGALGAEVEFRVGGVVEVRAARLQSLEAPYDLVKTMRASVLVLGPLLAREGRARVSLPGGCAIGARPINLHLQALEKMGAAITVEHGYVEARAERLRGAEIYFDTVTVTGTENVLMAASRAEGETIIRNAACEPEIADLADLLIRMGARIQGAGGSTIRVEGVDALRGAEHAVIPDRIETGTFVAACAIAGGDIEVRACYPPHLKAVLEKLRETGVRIEEGPDNLRVRTPRQLRAANLTTLPHPGFPTDMQAQCMVLLTQAKGVSTIMESIFENRYMHVAELQRMGANVRVEGRTALVTGPTPLSGAQIMATDLRASASLVLAGLAASGETIVDRVYHLDRGYHRIDEKLRGLGADIERIS is encoded by the coding sequence GTGGACAAGATCCGGGTCGTAGGGGGCCGGCCCCTGGAAGGAACGGTCCGCATCTCGGGGGCGAAAAACGCCGCCCTCCCCGATCTCTGCGCCGCCCTCCTCACCGACCACCCGATCCGGTTGCACAACGTTCCCGAGGTACGGGACATCCGCACCATGGGCCTGGTCCTGGGCGCCCTGGGAGCCGAAGTCGAGTTCCGGGTGGGAGGGGTGGTCGAGGTGCGGGCGGCCCGGCTCCAGTCCCTGGAGGCCCCTTACGACCTGGTAAAGACCATGAGGGCCTCGGTGCTCGTGCTCGGCCCCCTGCTCGCCCGCGAGGGGCGGGCCCGGGTCTCCCTGCCCGGCGGCTGCGCCATCGGAGCCCGGCCCATCAACCTCCACCTGCAGGCCCTGGAGAAGATGGGGGCCGCCATCACCGTGGAGCACGGGTACGTGGAGGCGCGCGCGGAGCGTCTGCGGGGGGCCGAGATCTACTTCGACACCGTCACCGTGACGGGGACGGAGAACGTCCTCATGGCGGCCTCGCGGGCCGAGGGCGAGACCATCATTCGCAACGCGGCCTGCGAACCGGAAATAGCGGACCTGGCCGACCTCCTGATCCGTATGGGCGCGCGCATCCAGGGGGCGGGCGGGTCCACGATCCGCGTGGAGGGCGTCGACGCCTTGCGCGGGGCCGAGCATGCCGTCATCCCGGACCGGATCGAGACCGGCACCTTCGTGGCCGCCTGTGCCATCGCGGGGGGTGACATCGAGGTGCGGGCCTGCTATCCCCCCCACCTCAAGGCCGTGCTTGAGAAGCTGCGGGAGACGGGGGTCCGCATCGAGGAGGGACCAGACAATCTGCGGGTGCGGACCCCCCGCCAGCTGCGAGCGGCCAACCTCACCACCCTTCCCCACCCCGGCTTCCCCACCGACATGCAGGCCCAGTGCATGGTCCTCCTCACCCAGGCCAAGGGTGTGAGCACGATCATGGAGTCGATCTTCGAGAACCGGTACATGCACGTGGCGGAGCTGCAGCGCATGGGTGCCAACGTCCGGGTGGAGGGCCGCACCGCGCTCGTGACCGGCCCCACCCCGCTCTCGGGGGCCCAGATCATGGCCACCGACCTGCGGGCTTCGGCCTCCCTGGTCCTGGCCGGACTGGCCGCGAGCGGCGAGACCATCGTGGACCGCGTCTACCACCTTGACCGGGGCTATCACCGCATCGACGAGAAGCTCCGGGGGCTGGGGGCGGACATTGAGAGAATCAGCTAG
- the mutY gene encoding A/G-specific adenine glycosylase yields the protein MRESARPTRLQERLLDWYRRHRRDLPWRRTRDPYLIWLSEVMLQQTTVKTATPYFETFRLRFPSLEALAAAGEEEVLAAWSGLGYYHRARNLQRGARHLLSHGQGHFPRTLEAALAVPGVGLYTASAVLSIAYGVPLPVVDGNVRRVLARYFARRGPEGRSDATYYNLAEELLRRDSPGEWNQALMELGATVCTPKKPACPVCPLRVSCRAWAQGVAEELPEGRARRSPVAVTVAAALIERDGRVLLVRRPEGRLMGGMWEVPQTSLESGGRADLARELKERHGLDVVPGALAVRARHAITFRRIRVEGYRARLRCPPPRDGERFRWATAREAAALPVSSLTKKLLRGLGSPQLPLEL from the coding sequence TTGAGAGAATCAGCTAGACCGACGAGGCTGCAGGAGCGGCTCCTCGACTGGTACCGCCGCCACCGCCGCGACCTGCCCTGGAGACGGACCCGCGATCCCTACCTGATCTGGCTCTCCGAGGTCATGCTCCAGCAGACCACGGTCAAGACCGCGACGCCCTATTTCGAGACCTTCCGTCTGCGGTTCCCGAGCCTGGAGGCGCTGGCCGCGGCCGGAGAGGAGGAGGTGCTGGCGGCGTGGTCGGGCCTCGGCTACTACCACCGGGCGCGGAACCTCCAGCGGGGCGCTCGCCACCTTTTGAGCCACGGGCAGGGCCACTTCCCCCGGACGCTGGAAGCGGCCTTGGCCGTGCCCGGGGTGGGGCTCTACACGGCGAGCGCGGTGCTCTCGATTGCCTACGGCGTGCCCCTGCCGGTGGTGGACGGCAACGTCCGCCGGGTTCTGGCCCGCTACTTCGCGCGGCGGGGCCCAGAGGGGCGGAGCGACGCCACCTACTACAACCTGGCGGAGGAGCTGCTCAGGCGCGATTCTCCCGGCGAGTGGAACCAGGCCCTGATGGAGCTGGGCGCCACCGTCTGCACGCCCAAGAAGCCGGCGTGCCCGGTTTGTCCCTTGCGTGTCTCCTGCCGCGCCTGGGCCCAGGGGGTCGCGGAGGAGCTCCCCGAGGGGCGCGCCCGGCGCTCCCCGGTGGCGGTGACGGTGGCGGCGGCGCTCATCGAGCGGGACGGGCGGGTCCTGCTCGTGCGCCGGCCCGAAGGGAGGCTGATGGGAGGGATGTGGGAGGTGCCCCAGACCTCGCTGGAGTCGGGGGGCCGGGCCGACCTCGCCCGTGAGCTCAAGGAGCGGCATGGCCTGGACGTGGTCCCGGGGGCCCTGGCGGTACGGGCCCGCCACGCCATCACCTTCCGCCGCATCCGGGTGGAGGGGTACCGGGCGCGTCTGCGCTGCCCGCCCCCCCGGGACGGAGAGCGTTTCCGCTGGGCCACCGCTCGGGAGGCGGCGGCCCTCCCCGTCTCCTCTCTGACCAAGAAGCTGCTGCGGGGTCTGGGCTCGCCGCAGCTCCCCCTGGAGCTTTGA
- a CDS encoding serine/threonine-protein kinase, whose product MSQTRAGAPEPTEIAGRYQIVQKLGAGAFGTVYKAKDKILGRMLAIKTIKTESLVAAGASLEEMSERFEREAQVSAQLKHPNIVTIHDLGDAEGMKYLAMEFIDGVGLDKVIAEAGRLPVERAANIGAQVADALAFAHSHKVVHRDIKPANIMIEPGDRVKVTDFGIAKLTEGEQHLTMTGSLLGTPSYMSPEQARGNPLDGRSDLFSLGCVLYEMLVGRKAFRGESITALIFKIITEEPPPIREVDPEIPEEFERIISKALAKTSEKRYQTGREMADDLLALTRPGTSPTVRQVETPTVPAGAAGAPPTVRANPTVHSAATVVPPAPPTRLMEAPTARPATAARPSPPRPSPPPPPAAHPPARKSGGGAALLVGLGLAGLLFVGVAAGAGWYFFLRRPADTQTVGGLGSTPEITAPPPTQAPPTLGPELPPTTAAPVTAPSRTTPPRDTPATLAQTMPPRPPATEPPVPPTPPKSILDEEPPVSDGRGTGEDLANKYRNPQGGTSYGSGRNLRPRALSPHPLAQTERPAVATMRHIINAEEAFNKLHGHYATLAEMSNKTLFLDVPHQGGAFQRAGYRFNLSVTGDGFKVMAMPMSAGGRPFTGDDSGYIRTGVE is encoded by the coding sequence TTGAGCCAGACCAGAGCGGGGGCGCCGGAGCCGACCGAGATCGCCGGTCGCTACCAGATCGTGCAGAAGCTGGGAGCGGGGGCCTTCGGCACCGTCTACAAAGCCAAGGACAAGATCCTGGGACGGATGCTGGCCATCAAGACCATCAAGACGGAGAGCCTGGTCGCGGCCGGGGCCAGCCTCGAGGAGATGAGCGAGCGCTTCGAGCGCGAGGCCCAGGTTTCTGCCCAGCTGAAGCACCCGAACATCGTGACCATCCACGACCTCGGCGACGCCGAGGGGATGAAATACCTGGCCATGGAGTTCATCGACGGGGTCGGCCTCGACAAGGTCATCGCGGAGGCGGGGCGGCTGCCCGTGGAGAGGGCCGCCAACATCGGGGCCCAGGTCGCGGACGCGCTCGCCTTCGCCCATAGCCACAAGGTGGTCCATCGCGACATCAAGCCCGCCAACATCATGATCGAGCCCGGGGACCGGGTTAAGGTCACGGACTTCGGGATCGCCAAGCTGACCGAGGGCGAGCAACACCTCACGATGACGGGGAGCCTGCTGGGTACGCCCTCCTACATGAGCCCGGAGCAGGCACGCGGCAACCCGCTCGACGGCCGATCCGACCTCTTCTCCCTTGGCTGCGTCCTTTACGAGATGCTGGTCGGACGCAAGGCCTTCCGCGGAGAGTCCATCACCGCCCTCATCTTCAAGATCATCACCGAGGAGCCGCCCCCCATAAGGGAGGTGGACCCCGAGATCCCCGAGGAGTTCGAGCGGATCATCAGCAAGGCCCTGGCCAAGACGTCCGAGAAGCGCTACCAGACCGGCCGCGAGATGGCCGACGACCTCTTGGCCCTCACCCGCCCCGGGACGAGCCCCACCGTCCGCCAGGTGGAGACCCCCACCGTGCCCGCGGGAGCGGCGGGTGCGCCTCCCACCGTACGCGCCAACCCGACTGTCCACTCCGCGGCCACCGTGGTGCCTCCCGCCCCCCCCACTCGGCTCATGGAGGCGCCGACGGCGCGTCCGGCGACGGCCGCCCGACCCTCTCCCCCCCGGCCCTCCCCGCCGCCCCCGCCGGCGGCCCACCCCCCGGCGCGCAAGTCGGGAGGCGGGGCGGCGCTCTTGGTCGGCCTCGGCCTGGCCGGCCTCCTCTTCGTGGGGGTGGCCGCGGGAGCGGGCTGGTACTTCTTCTTGCGCCGACCCGCGGACACTCAAACCGTCGGCGGTCTCGGGAGCACGCCTGAAATCACGGCCCCGCCCCCCACCCAGGCCCCGCCCACGCTCGGGCCCGAGCTGCCCCCGACTACCGCAGCGCCCGTGACCGCCCCGTCGCGGACTACCCCCCCCCGGGACACCCCCGCCACGCTAGCGCAGACCATGCCCCCGCGGCCGCCGGCCACGGAACCCCCCGTCCCCCCCACGCCCCCGAAGTCCATCCTCGACGAGGAGCCCCCGGTCTCAGACGGCCGGGGAACCGGAGAGGACTTGGCCAACAAATACCGGAATCCCCAAGGGGGAACCAGCTATGGCTCGGGCCGAAACCTCCGGCCGCGCGCGCTGAGCCCCCATCCCCTGGCCCAAACCGAGCGGCCCGCCGTCGCCACCATGCGTCACATCATCAACGCGGAGGAGGCCTTCAACAAACTGCACGGCCACTACGCCACGCTCGCGGAAATGTCCAACAAGACCCTGTTCCTGGACGTTCCCCACCAGGGGGGTGCCTTCCAGCGCGCGGGCTACCGGTTCAACCTGAGCGTGACCGGGGACGGCTTCAAGGTGATGGCCATGCCGATGTCGGCCGGCGGTCGTCCCTTCACCGGCGACGACTCCGGCTACATCCGCACGGGCGTGGAATAG
- a CDS encoding histidine triad nucleotide-binding protein, whose product MACLFCGIVEGKIPSQSVYQDEALYGFHDINPQAPTHVLLIPKRHITSLLELGPGDDTLVGSLIRTARDLAREMGLADRGFRLVFNAGADAGYSVYHVHLHLLGGRTFRWPPG is encoded by the coding sequence ATGGCCTGCCTCTTCTGTGGGATAGTGGAAGGGAAGATCCCTTCCCAGAGCGTCTATCAGGACGAGGCCCTCTACGGTTTCCACGACATCAACCCCCAAGCCCCGACCCACGTGCTCCTGATCCCGAAGAGGCACATCACCAGCCTCCTCGAGCTTGGTCCAGGGGACGACACGCTCGTGGGCTCCCTCATCCGGACTGCTCGGGACCTGGCGCGCGAGATGGGTCTCGCGGATCGGGGCTTCCGGCTGGTTTTCAACGCCGGCGCCGACGCCGGGTACAGCGTCTATCACGTTCACCTGCACCTCCTGGGCGGTCGCACGTTCCGCTGGCCGCCGGGGTGA